One Arachis hypogaea cultivar Tifrunner chromosome 2, arahy.Tifrunner.gnm2.J5K5, whole genome shotgun sequence genomic window, ATGGTCAATCCGTCCTCTAACCCAGCATTCACAGCTTTATACCACATCGCAGCAATATCCTTCTTCAAATACCCCTGTCTACTTACTATTTCATACACCTCAATCAAACTCCATTCATCCTCATCACAGTAGTCTACGATGGACGTCTCCCCACCCAAATACCTAACAGTACCTCCTTGAAGCCGAAACATTCCCTGGTGataaattttaacactaaaatgaCTCATCTCTTCCGCTTCTGTTCCTATGACACAAACCATAAAACAACGGTAATCAATATGCAGAAACACAGGTTCAAAAGACTCTACTAACATCAACAACCCCAAACCCTAAGAGCAATAACATTGCAATCACAGAAACCCTATGCATTAACATTTTTACTTGCATAAACTATTCCGGCCAAACAAAAATCAAACATACATTGCACATACCTTTTCGCTCTGTGCCGTTTCGAAGTTTTCATAACCACCAACACGAGGCAAAGCTCTCGTGTGTAGGTAGCACCCAACCACCAACTCGCTTCAATCTGTCTTCTTCCTTTCTAATCGAGCGCGAAGAACAGAGGAGCAATAATCAGTAGGGTTCAGGAGGTGTGGGTGGAATGTGAAGTGTTTCGTTTCCCTTAAACTGCAAGCGTTTCGTATGGTCAAAGAAAACATTACGCGTGAAGTGAACCTCCAGTCAATACACATGTTTGGGGTTACTAACGTCTCGCGTCCACGTAGGCATCTCCGTTACTGTTCCGTGAGTGGGATTAACGATGGGGTACCATTGAATCAATTTAggaacgttggggacaaaaataggacgaatgaaacgttagggacaattataggacttaccccaaatattaggaacaaaaacaacactttactcattttagttattattttattttaaagtttacTACACTACTACACCAATGTTTTTAATTTGGTCTTTGATGGTTGTATGATTAAGACTTACTAGTATCAATTGATGATTCTCTCATCTATGAAAAAATATTTCCTTCCGCAAGActagttaatttttgttttcttaacaTTATTCTACCTGTTTTATTGTTAATCGAAAAGGAAATGTTAAAAGAGTTTGAATTCAGGTTctacagaagaagaaaaaaaaattacgaCAAGAAAGGTAGAATTAgtctttttgttttaataatataCGGTGGACAGACAaagacttaaataaaataaaatctaaaaaaaaaataagagaagaaaagaaaaagacaatACATTGTCTTTAAAATACTAGTCAATGAaaataaccatatatatatatatatatatatatatatatatatatatatatatatatatataaagtttaggttcagcatttttattaaaatttgatcagtatttaactagtaaaaaaaatgaataattctaTAGATTCATATTattagataaaatctcacaccattaaaaatattaatgataactaattaaaagaaaagtgaataattcCATAGACTCATACTattagataaaatctcacaccattaaaaatatcaataataactaattaaagactataaatcacaaaatttattgCCCCCTAacactcttatatatatatatatatatatatatatatatatatatatatatatatatatatgtttgtgtgATTACTTCGGTACGATTACTAATTTATACATATTGATACgatataaaaaatgaataaataaaaatttgctACGTAGATTATATTTATCTACaatagtatttattttttattttttaaaaaaatattatattactatatatacaaaaatatctctattaataattataaaaagataaatatattcttttaattatttttttaaatgattaaataatatttttatttttatcacatAAATACCCTTTTTcaataacaattaaaataaaattcaaatcaaattatttaaaaaaaaagaaaaatcaattaaccttaaaaataatttcaattttaaaaaatctgtTATCTATGTTTGTTCTTGTTTTTTATCTTAACCCacccaaaaaaaaatcaattctctCAGtcatcttctctttctcttcttgtttACTGGTTACTTCCCCAACTTATTTCTGTTGCGTGTTTTTCTGTTTCGCGTCATCCTATTATCACCCGTGCCTCACCTTATCCCGCCTTCACCGCTCAGTTCCGCGTTGTCGGACTGTTGCCGCCCTGCCTCACATTATCTATGGTATATTAACTTTTTCATTATTAATTCGTGAGGTATATTGACTTCTTTGTAAATACAAAATCTGAATTTTCAGTTTGTAAAAATCAATGAATATAGAAGTGATAGAGAAATAAACTTTTTACATTGATGAAGTTTTTACAAATTTTGTACCGAATTAATTCTATTCTAATAAAAATGATATATTTCTTATATTTAGGTTTTGTAATGCTTAAACTTAAAAAAAGATGACACTTTTAGTATTGAGAACATTTTAGCAAAAATATTGTTAGATtcatctaataaaaaaaaataaaatcacatcaGTTGATTCACTGTCTTCAAGCACTTGGGAAAAGGTGCATTTTAATTAATTGTTCGTCCATCTCCGAATAGCTTATGTGATTGGAATGAAGTAAGGTTAATGCCTAACAAACTTGCAGCAAAAAATTTACCTTTGCTTTAAACTTATTTGGTATAGctaattattttatgatatattatattataagacaataacattatttttcattatcattataattataattgtGTACCTATAATATTACTGCCTCTAGTTTGCTTTGCTATATATTCAGCCCAAGAGTGCcacttgaattttctttttgttcaTATAGATAACACTCCAATGtataaatatttatgattatgttatttatacattaaaattaattatcaaagtCATCAactacaaatataaaatatatgttaaaatataaatatatattaaaaataaattaaatcagatatatatttatatacaaatatattagaactaattttagtatataaataatatttttaaaacatttatATCTTACTAGAATGTCTTATGTGAGATTAAGGCTAAATtacaattaataattataataatacaaTTACAACAATTCACAATAACAACCTATACTGCTGAaagcaaatattaaaaaaaaaaaacccttttgGTTTACCAAATGGTTTAGTCTGGGCATGTGTGATAGGAAGAAAAACAAAACCGTTGGCATAgagaaagacaaataaaaaaaacacaaacaaaaaaacaaaaataaaaaacactactTTAATACTTTGTGAGGTAATCATCTATTTGAAATTGAGTAGTTTCAactctaaaaacaaaatatatagtaTAAAACTTTGTCAAAACTTGAAATTTaattaacttgatgaatgtgatgtttTACCATACATTAAGTTTATCCTTCTttattacttaatttattttacttaaacttatcattattattttaagGCTAAAAGAATTGAATATGGTTTCCAAATCAGTAAAATTCTACAAAATGGTCCAATGGTTCATATGCGTGCTTTCATATACTCCATCTCCTTCTAGTTATTCCCCTATGAATTGTGAATAGCGATTTTGGGGAGCAAATCACCAAAACCATTTTTTTCATACAAATCATATAtaaatttcaataatattaaaaagacaaaaaaaaattagaacttgtcttatttaatattcattaattatcataataattaataaaatactaaacaagacaagttataactatttttgactaaattttttttattatcaaacatTTTTGTATAAATTTAAAACATACTCAAATATTATTAGGTCAAATTGTTCAACTCATCAACTCACTTGGTCTcctaaattcctcctaaatccaTTGCTTATAAATTCTTCCTCTTATTCCTCCTCCTATACTCTCCTCACCCCaccattactactactactatatcaATCAATAGAACTATACACTataataaaacagaaaaaaagatGATCACCCAAAAAACCCttactcttttcttctttcttctcctctctttctaCACCTTCACTTCCTCAGCCACCATAGAAGCCGAACCCGCTTTCGGAAACCCTATCGACCGAAAATTACTCGGCCAAGACAAAGAACGAACACTATCCCACTTCAGATTCTATTGGCAAGACATAGTTGGAGGACCAAACGCAACTTCAATCCCAATAGTTCAACCAATTCCAAAGTTCAACACAAGTTCCAGCTTTGGCTTGGTTAGGGTAATAGACAATGTTTTGACCATAGGCCCAAACTTAACCTCCAAGGTTATTGGAAGAGCTCATGGCTTCTATGTCTCGGTTTCGGAAACCGAGCTTGATCTTTTAATGGTGGAAAGCTTTGTATTCTATGAAGGGAGGTACAATGGAAGCACCATTGATATTGTTGGAAGGAAcgttgctttgaataaagtgaggGAGATTCCAGTTGTTGGTGGAAGTGGGGTTTTTAGGTTTGCAAAAGGGTATGCTGAATTGAGGACTTTGAAATTTGATGCGGCTTCTGGGGATACTCTTGTTCAGTACGATGTTTTTGTTTCTCATCGTTGATGATGATTCATGCATCTTTTTTTCGTGTTCTTGCtttgtgttttttattattatggttgattggaaatagaaGTTGCTATTGTGAGCGAGTTCTTTTAGGGTCAATAATCAAGAATATCACAAAAATAAGGTGTTTGTTACAGTATgatgataaatttatacgtactgatacatttataatataatatggaCAAGTTATAATAAGGTATgtggaatttatttttcacatcagcatttaattttttttcaaatatatattatatcaatacttttattaaaacacttttttaattaaataaaaataaaaaatatttatttatttaattttataaaaagacttaaatactctttttgtatatattagacaaaaattatttttttaattaattaaattgtttagttttataattttaaaatttaaataatctaaaaaacaaaaaaaaatacatttaacAAAATCATTTATCTCTTCATAAATcctaatcaattattcataccaaaaaattaaataattttaaaaagtactAAACAAAATCACTTTGTTCTTTGTTTGTTGGTTCTCACGCAACCCTCATCTCTAATTGTTCATACCAAAAAAATATCATCTTAAAAACTGAGAAAAAAAAGAACAGAGCTTCATGTCTTCATCTTCCTGGGTTTCTCACCAGTACACTCTCAACGAACGTCTCTCTCATTCCCAATTCTGAGActcaaactctctcttctctctcactgcCACTAGAGTCTCTCTCGGTCTCACTAGAGTCTCTACTCGTTCACACTCACCGGCGTCTCGTTGCTCCTCTCCTCTCGTCGCCGGCGTTTCAACGTCTCGCGGCCTTCCCTGGGCTCCTCCTCACCGGCGATAGAAGCACTCGTCGGATCATTGTCGCTTGTCGTCTTCTGGTTTCAATTACTCGTCGTCGCGAGTCGCCGTGGATCGTGGACCGTCGTAGGGTCGTCACTTGCTTCGTCGCTCGTCCTCTTTTGGGGCCGGGTCCTCTTCGTCACCCAGTCGCACTTGGTAAGTCCATGCATCATCACTTTCCCTGTTCTCCCTTTCCTAGATTCCCTTCTCCCTGTATTTTGAGATGATGTTGAATTGGTAATCAATTAATTTGTTAGTGATTGaatcttgaatttgttgctgtctTGCTGAATAATCAccgagtttaatttttttttctttgctaaaAATCATCAGAGTTGAATTTGTTACTGATTATCATCgaaccttgaatttgttgctggCTTTCTCAAACACCCCCTATTATGTTTTCTATGCACTACTTGTGTATGTTACAGCTTTCATATGACCAGGCTTACAATTTGTTGCTGTCTTGCTCAAACACCCCCTATTATATTTATCTCTACAGTTTTCATATTGTACATTGCTTCAtgatttcagtttgtttttgcatGATATACTTCAACTGATAGCTTGTTTCCCctgaatgaattaaaataaaaaattgtaaactAAACATATACCCCATTCGGGTATTTGGATCAAATAAAAGCAAACAAGCCAAAACCCCAATTGACAAAAGGAAAATACAGCCAGTCTTATGATTGGACCAAGAGCAAGAATGTTCATTTGTTTCACATTTTGATAGGAACCTGCGGGTCTTAATACACTGTGATCTGCGGAGCCGTTTTATGTGATTACATTCTATTTTATGTAATCCTTTtaccaaaaaaaggaaaaagaatctaTATCCCTCAACCATTTCTTAATGGATGCAGCGCTTTGAGATAGTTAATGGTGTCACTGAAGTTGAAGGAATAGCAGAGGAGAAAACTACAGGTGCTGAAGAGGATGAAGGTACTAATTACAAGATCACACCTTTTCTTTAAATAGCATTTCAATTCATTCACTGATAAcattttgatttggttttgtAGAAAAAGGAGTACCTGGTTTTTGGCTCAATGCAATGAAAAACAATGAAGTGTTAGCTGAAGAGGTTAGTTGGTTCTATCAATAGTAACTCCctttttttaaatgtttattttatgtcttgCAAGTTAGTTACATGTGCAGTTTTCTGCTGTTCTCCTATTCTTATGTTTAACAAAATGAAAAATTTGCAAACTGCATTCTTTTACCTCGACTGAACAAGAGAAGATATTTGGTATATTCTTACATGCTCATTTTCTCATTGGTTGTTTCCCTGTATCTTATGTTAAAGCAAGGCAGAAGAAAATTGTTTCTCTATGGcataatattttattgattttacataatatttttattataaagggAGTACTTTGTCCTATTGTAATTCTTATTGATTACAGTTGTCGTACTGTGTTACTGTAAACTTTGTACCTAGGGGCTGTTGGATTAGCAATATGGGTTCCCTCTGTGACAAACCGGAAGAAGGAAATTGACAATAAATTTGATACAAGAAACTCACCTAAAGGATATTCTCTAGTTTCACCTGCTGATGAAAATGAAGGTAACTGGAGACAGGCAAATGCTGCTGATGGTTTAGAACTCTCTGTTGTTGGTGATGCTGCTGATCAtgaagcaattgacaagaaacttCATCTCAAAAATCTTAAGGTTGATAAAAGcttttaatcaataaaaataatcctTCTCTTGTTAACTATCCAACAGAATGCTGACATGTGATCCTTTTTTTGTCCATCAACTTTATGCCTTCATTAATGTCATTATTGCTCTTTTCAGGTTTCTCAGGCCATGTCTGGCAGCTATCTGAAGGTTTCATCATCTGCAACCCTGAAAGATGCAATCCAATGCATTCATGATGGCCACCAGAACTGTGTGCTAGTGGTCGATCAAGAAGGTTTTCTGGAAGGAATACGGACATATGGTGACATCAGAAGGTGTCTTCCCGAGAAGTCTAGTGACACTTCTATGAGGGATTCAGGATTTGTGGATGTATGTAGAAAGTTCTTCTGctctttatatatttaaaaatcatTCTGCAAATTATTCTGGGATTAGTATATTTTCCCCCCTATTCTTTCATTTTACAATACATGATAATAGAAAATAAGTGAGGGTTCCAATTTCAGAATAAAATCATAACATAAATGGTTTCTATGTTTTGGTTCGGTAGGGATACAATTGCTAAAATGATATATTAAAGCTTTGATGAATGGGTTTTAAATGCAGTGATGAACAAATACATTAGTGAAATTCATGCCTGGATCTTTCTGTTATACTACTGTGATAAAAATGTCAATTGATTTATTCTTGAAAAATCCCAGTTATACTGTCTACAATACCTGTTGGTTAGTCTTGTCTCAAAtaatatttcaaattaaatatttgacAGGCAAATACATGCTTGGTTTCCTCTGTTTGTACTCGGGGCATGACCTATCGTGGACGAGAGCATGGACTTCTAACCTGTTATCCCAATACCAATTTGGATGTGGCCAAGAAGTTAATGGAAGCAAAGGGCATTAAGCAATTACCAGTGGTTAAACGCGGTGGAGATTGCAATAGAGAGAGGAAGCAGAGAATTGCTGGTCTTCTTCATTATGATGCACTATGACATTGTCTCAGGTTAACTTATTATCTAATACTTGTTTATACTTTAATTTCTGTTTCCCTACCTATCACTAAAGCTGGGTTTCTCATTTCAGCACATAAAATACTTGCAGATCATTTTTGTTACGCAAACTATGTATGTTAGTCAGTTAAAATGTTGTAGTGCTGCAACATATTTCTGTAGATGTCAAGACTTGAGTTTAGGTTTATAGATCTTTCTTCATTGCCATGTGTGTTCGTGAATGTTTGATCAAACATATTTAGTTGCcgagtatatatatacatattctttctttaaatttttttcttactaGAGGAGATCTAGATGATCATAAGTGAATTTTTCTTTCTGTGGTTTGAACATAATTGTTATGCCATTTGATCTATGTTGTTAATCCCATTTAGTGGTATGATACTTGGCCACTACTGCAATTGGATAATGTTTAAATACCTTTTTCATGTGATACTGAATGAAATTATAAGAATTATTTTAGCCGAAGATATTCATGGTGCATTTGATATTTTGCAGGAAAGAGATTAACCATCGGAAGGAAGTGAATCGAAATAGGAGAGAAAACCATTTGGCTGTGGAAACTGCAAACAGGAATTAGCTTGGTTACCCTCACCAAAGAAACAGTAAGGAGGTGGCATGGATCTCCTTGATTACCATTTTGAAAGCCATGTTATGAGTGAAGACTGATTATATAAGTTGATGTATATTTTAGTGTCTCAATTACAATGGTGACAAGTTAAGCTGAGATTCTTTTGCATAATTTAGCAAAGTGCGTCTTGTAAAGTAACTATAAGAAAGAAGCAAATGAATATCGAATACAATGGGATTTTAAAAGCATACTCTTGTGTTAGTTAATAATCAATCTGTTACTCACCTAACCATTTAACATGTATATATGATTATAAGCCTTTTTTGTACCACTAAAAGTCAAGTCAACAAATATGAACAATATAGATAGTTGAGGAGtgagtgtgtgtgagagagagaaagaaagaaagaaagaaagaaagagaaagatggAAGAAAGAATAGTGTTGTATGCAGCTCCGAGCATAGGCCACATAGTTTCAACGGTTGAAGTGGCCAAACGCCTCTCCTTCCATCGCCACAACATCACCATCCTCCTTACCAACAAAATTCATGTAATCTACGGGCACATATAATCAGAAACATACCTTATAGTGAATATATAACTAAAACCATAGTACTTAGAACATAACATCATGCATAATCCAGATACATATATGAACTCTAGCAATACTTCAACTACACAAGGGGCCAAAACAAGAccctttattcaaaataaaaggatACAACAGTAAAGAAAATACATCAAACTGAGGACAATAACAGTAAGTAAACGTGATATCATAATCTTCAATATTCTGAATTGAGCACAAACTTTTCTCATCTTCCTCCGATTCTGATTCAGCATTCCGAAGCCAATCAATAAATGGTTGAGCATTCTTCCATATCTGAGAGTCCTTCTTATCACCCTTCAGTCCCTTTGAATACCAATGCACGACGTGCTCTTCCTCCACCAAATCAACATCATATAGGGCTTTCAGAATAAGTGCAACCTCATTCAATGCATTGCTACCTTTCTTGTAACAGAACTCCTCAACAGCATTGAGCAATAACAGCTGCAAACCCTCGTCATCTCCAGGAACTGCAGCAGCAAGGTgattcttcctcttggtagcttcttTTCCAAACGCTTTTTCGACACCATCAAATAATCCTTCAAGAAGTGCATTCATCTTCTCCTGAGCAGATACAGGAAATGCAGCAATATGTGACTGCAATTCCTTCACTGCAACACCTTTTTTCAAATATGCTTTCACTTTCCTGACCACAGTTGCATAGTTCACAGTGTCACCATTCTCAGAACCCTTGCTttctgtcttcttcttcttcttctctggttcATTTGTCGAGAGCATGACCATATCAGTAGTCACAGCACTTAACTGTTCTTGGATACGTTGACGAGCAGCATCAATAGATGTATCCGTTTGCCACTgaacatcatcatcaccatcatcatcttcatcacggGCCTCCTCTTTCTCATCAATTTGTTGTGCATAAGCTTCCCATCGCTTAATCTAGAAAGAAGATCTTCTGTCAGCTACTGCTTCAGAAGCTGCAAGCCCAAAGCTGACAGCAACTAACAATTCTCTTTCATCCTTTTCAACACTGAAAAGGTGGTGAAAATTTATGAGCCACAAATAGTATTGTCAGCTTTTTAACATAGCGTAGTGTTATGTACCTCATGATTACAGCAGCAAGTAAGTGACTTCCTTCTACCTTGAGGACTTGATGTCCAGGCTTCAATGACCTATATTTACTTTAACAAAATATCCGAAGAATTCCCATCTTCTATATCCTTGGAGAAATAGGATTCTTCTGTTTTAGGTTTATCCATGCTGTCTATTGATGACAAAGGATTTCCAGTTTCCTTATACAGCCAAGGTGCAGAATTTCCATGTTCAGCATACTCATGCATCCTCTAGTAAACACAATAATATAAAATGTCAAGAAATAAAGTATAAAGAATTAGCCCATTTAAAATCATTTGGCACCTGTGTTCTTATTTGTACTTCAAGGAATGAGTTATCAGGACCTTGTACTGCAGTGTGCAAGGACTGCAAATTTAAATTATACAATCATTAGCACTATTATTATGCTTAGCATACAAGATgatcatttaaattttataatagtatGAACAAGAAAGCCTAACCTGATAGCCACTAGGTTTTGGATTAATGATGTAGTCATCAAATTCACCATCTATGGGAGTCCAAAGCCTGTATACAAATAAAATACCAAAACATGTAGAAATTAGAAGACATTATTAGGGTCAATACAGTTAATTGAAGTAAACGATGTTACAGCTAAGCCTACAAATCCTAAAATATGAATGTACTTTTCCAAACTAACTCAAAAAGGGGGAGGGAATGGAAAATATAAAAGGATATTTtcaatcaatatctttttcagttGATTCTGGTCTATGAGGATATGTTATCTTCATACTGACAATTGACCTCTTCCatgctgcttctttttttttttttttgagagaaaAGAGCAAAATGGCCAAAGCAAATGGTTTCAGGCAATAGTGATTTACTGAGTGAAACATAATAGATCAGTGAAAGATACATAAGTAGATTGTAATCCAACTAAAGTATCTAGCATACGGCAAGGAAGCATAAACATTTGcaagagaaattattatttattaaacaaaCACACAAGCCCCATATCCAGTACACAACTAAGACAGAAAAAATAGAATACTAGATTGTATAAAAGAACTAAATTTCAATCACCAAAAGAGTATAAATTCATACATAGGCAATAGATACCTCGGCAAGTCACCACACGTATCATTCCCTACCCCTCAACATCCACTAGATTCCTccccaaaaattacaaaacatatTAAGATACATACATGTGAATCTAAATATACATATGAGCTGAGTAACTTTACCTTTTTTCCCTGATCAGGCAGCATATTGAAAACTGAGCATAAATgaacttttaattatttaaacaaaagcTGCATCAACCAGCCCCTTCTCTCGGGTATAATCCAAATCACTCGAACTCCTACTTCCACTTCAAAACTCcagaaaaagggaaaaccccacTTGCACTAGAACTCCCACATCAAGAGGGAATGATCAAAATGCAAAAAAATATCCCTTAGAGCTaataattaaataagataaaacaaaagtaaaagaaaaaatcttCACTTCAAATCCCAACAGAGCTCAATTCATATATCAAAGATACTAATATTAGCTAATATGTATTGAATCTGAATCTATCTAATTATGATCAAATCAATCATAATGTCAAAATGGCATAATAATAAGCACCACTAGCGGAAAAATCATAAAacataaaagtaataataatggTCAAGAAAAACCCacccttaaaaataataatacttatATCTCTAGTCAAATGGAGACATAAATAATCCGGCAAACAAATACCAACACAAACGTAAACAAAATATAATGTCGTATGTCACTAGACAGTTCATATGCccacaagaaaataataaaaacaaaaataataaaaaatatcctaTGTTGTAAATTTAATCTTGTGGGAATTCATAATCATCACGATGGTGATTATCATACAGCTTATTAAGATTTTCAATGGCATTTCTTTTGACCTTATAGCTGATCATATTATGATTCTTTGACACGAGTGAGACTGCAATCTTCATGCGAACCCCATCATCCAcctaataaaatttgaataattacaCATTAGGCTTAACTacctaaatataaaagaaagaacgAAGAAAAAGATTAGTGCATAATATTAGCTTTATGTTAAAATGATCATCTTCAAAACAAGCTATCATTCAACTTGTAACCCACACACCCGCGTCATTCTTAAATATCGAGGAagctatattaaaatattatataattgcaTAAATTTCATATCAATAACTACTAATTATATGATCTTACGATCCAGCTTCGAGGGTGGAAAGGCCTTctggttcttcaaattcaaactgTGAAGAAATCAAATTTGGAGTGGTCTCAAAGTCATAGAATGAACGATCTTCCAATACCTCGTCCAAATAAGAAGGACTCTTAGATAAGGAAGAAGGCTCAACCATTCATTGATT contains:
- the LOC112720004 gene encoding dirigent protein 22, which gives rise to MITQKTLTLFFFLLLSFYTFTSSATIEAEPAFGNPIDRKLLGQDKERTLSHFRFYWQDIVGGPNATSIPIVQPIPKFNTSSSFGLVRVIDNVLTIGPNLTSKVIGRAHGFYVSVSETELDLLMVESFVFYEGRYNGSTIDIVGRNVALNKVREIPVVGGSGVFRFAKGYAELRTLKFDAASGDTLVQYDVFVSHR
- the LOC112728154 gene encoding chloride channel protein CLC-f — its product is MQRFEIVNGVTEVEGIAEEKTTGAEEDEEKGVPGFWLNAMKNNEVLAEEVRAVGLAIWVPSVTNRKKEIDNKFDTRNSPKGYSLVSPADENEGNWRQANAADGLELSVVGDAADHEAIDKKLHLKNLKVSQAMSGSYLKVSSSATLKDAIQCIHDGHQNCVLVVDQEGFLEGIRTYGDIRRCLPEKSSDTSMRDSGFVDANTCLVSSVCTRGMTYRGREHGLLTCYPNTNLDVAKKLMEAKGIKQLPVVKRGGDCNRERKQRIAGLLHYDAL
- the LOC114925309 gene encoding eukaryotic translation initiation factor 5, which produces MVMLSTNEPEKKKKKTESKGSENGDTVNYATVVRKVKAYLKKGVAVKELQSHIAAFPVSAQEKMNALLEGLFDGVEKAFGKEATKRKNHLAAAVPGDDEGLQLLLLNAVEEFCYKKGSNALNEVALILKALYDVDLVEEEHVVHWYSKGLKGDKKDSQIWKNAQPFIDWLRNAESESEEDEKSLCSIQNIEDYDITFTYCYCPQFDVFSLLLYPFILNKGSCFGPLCS